CAGTCTGCGCAGCCCCTGCTGCCAGCGGGGTGTCAGTGGCCGCGCAGCGCCCAGGCCCGCTGTTGGTAGCGCAGATAGGCTTCCAGACCGACCTGCGCCGGCAGGTCCAGCCCCTCTGCTTCGGCGAGGGCTTCGATCTGGTCCAGGCGGAAATCGCGGTAGTCCTGGCGCAGCGCGCACCAGCTGCCCAGTGTCCAGTGCTGGCCCCAGTGGAACAGGCCAAGCGGGTGCACGGTCCGCTCGCTCGATGCGCCCTGCAACGTGCGATATCGCAGCTGCACACTGCGGCCGTCGGCGATGGCCGTATGCAGTGGCTGCCAGCACGGCAGCGACACGGGTATGGCGCGCAGCGCGCGGGCAGTGCGTGGGCTGGTCGCACGCGTGGGCATGGCCGCCTGCAGTTTGTGCAGCAGCGAACGCGCCGCAGGTTGCAGGTGGCCCGCGCCACTGCAGGCCAGCATCTCCACGGCCAGCTGCAGTGCCTCGGCTTCTGCCGCATCCAGGCTCAGGGGCGGCAGTTCGAAACCGGGATCAAGGCGATA
This genomic interval from Stenotrophomonas sp. 57 contains the following:
- a CDS encoding YafY family protein, coding for MRKADRLFQLVNLIRVRQPVTAAVLAAELGLSVRSIYRYVDDLSVAGIPLYGEAGIGYRLDPGFELPPLSLDAAEAEALQLAVEMLACSGAGHLQPAARSLLHKLQAAMPTRATSPRTARALRAIPVSLPCWQPLHTAIADGRSVQLRYRTLQGASSERTVHPLGLFHWGQHWTLGSWCALRQDYRDFRLDQIEALAEAEGLDLPAQVGLEAYLRYQQRAWALRGH